The sequence below is a genomic window from Oreochromis aureus strain Israel breed Guangdong linkage group 12, ZZ_aureus, whole genome shotgun sequence.
tattaatgataACACATAATTAAAGTTAAATTGAGGAAATTTGTTATTTGAGAAGTGTGTGTCAAACTGGTAGCCCTTCACATTAATCAGTACCCAAGAAGTAGCTCTCACTTTCAAAAAGGTTGGTGACCCCTgatctacaaaataaaaaggttctTTGACCTatgatggttctttaaagaaccatgaaGACATCTGAAGAACCATTTAAGAACATAATTTTTCTGAGAGTATGTACcactggcagatagaggaggtggctgatatccagaaatcctaccagtggctggacaaagctggactgaaagacagcacagaggcactaatcatggcagcacaagaacaagctctgagtacaagatccatagaggctggggtctatcacaccaggcaagaccccaggtgcaggctgtgtaaagatgcccctgagacaatccagcacataacagcagggtgcaagatgctagcaggcagggcatacatggaacaccataaccaagtggccggcaggaacatctgtgccgagtatgacctggaagtcccgaggtcaaaatgggacagGCCCCCTAGTGTGGTCtagagctaagatcctgtgggacttccagatacagacggacaaaatggtggtggctaaccaactggcggtggtagacaaacagaagaagacggctgtagtgatcaaTCTAGCGGtcccgaatgacagcaacatcaaaaagaaggaacacgagaagctggagaaataccaagggctcagagaagagctcgagaaaatgtggagggggaaggtaacggtggtccccgtggtaatcggagcactaggtgtggtgactcccaagctaggcgagtggctccagcagatcccggaacaacatcggagatctctgtccagaagagcgcagtcctgggaacagctaagatactgcaagggaccctcaagctcccaggcctctggtagaggacccgagcttgaaggataaaccgcccgcaggggcgaagGGGAtttattatgtatatatatatatatatatatatatatatatatatatatatatatatatatatatatatatatatatatatatatatatatatatatatatatatatatatatatatatatatatatatatatacacacacatttgaTGACTAtagtaaactttattttattatgcaaTTGAATCTGGTAAAATTTATTTACTTCTTTCTTCATACTGTACTTGTCCCAGTAGTAATTTTACACCCTGTTAGAATCTGCTTTATTGCcttaaaaaaatactacagCCCCTGTGAGAGAAcacaggaagtgacatcattTGTTTTTGGAGGGAATTCAACTGTGGAAAATGAGGTAAGATTCAACTGTCTCtcttactttactttttttctcaTGATATTTTTGGTTCACTTTTGCAAACAACTTGCTAACTGCGCCAAGCTAATGGCATAGACCAATTCCTAAGTGGTTTGTTCCACTTGTTCAACTTGTGCTTTCATAAAAAGGTGGTGTATTCCTTGAATTATGTTATTGGTCCTTGTTCATGTTTGATGTTGTGTGTTACCTTCTGGTATTTTACAGCAACTtgcatgttttacttttttggttaatgattttttgtttcttgtttctgaCGTACTTTTTAATGAACAAATATATAAGAAGCAAAGATGAACCGTAGATGTTTACTCAGATGTTAAAATTGAAAACACTGATGTTCCAtcctgtttggaaaaatgttttttaaagattaTTGAACAGTACCAATAAGTGTTGTGAAAATTTTTGTGCCAAGTTGAGACGTCAGGAACATTAAATGCacaaatatgtatatgtttttaaaactgcaaGTATTTTCCATGCTGTTGGAAAACATGGGTTAAAATAAATTTGTTCTTGTATAATACAGACCTGTAGTATTTGTTATTAAATAACTTGTTACAGTTTCAAGAATAAAACATTATATTACCAAAAGGGACATACTTTGTCTAAAGTCACTATTGAtcaatatttacatgtttaactATTTCTGGTCTATATGTAAACGTCCCTAACAGGGTGGAACACAATCAGAGGCCATGTTTAAGAAAACTACCTGTAATTACTATCTTATCTATCCCTGAGCTCCACCATAATGGATTTCATATAGTTAAACATGTCtgtattaaaacaaataataaaatataacacaatataaaacatattaatgcactttcaatcatccaggtagtaaatcccaaaggttgattctgttcatctggacgttttcagtgggagaaaggtTTCGTCATCATCAGGtggcttcttcagtctcagctgactgcaggtttccagtcttataaacagtacatttgcataatgactgaaactagcagcACTGACAACAACGGGCTGTGAGGTCATTTTCTTCATCATAATAATGCAAATTCTCATTACCATTGATCAACACCTACTGATCAATGGtaatgagtcccattcacagagagttggggaatggctgcaatcacagcattgtaagatggtgacagatgtacccttaggccccctcctcgattcagagatggtctttcccttttcacgtaaatggcctccttgactccgcgctcaaaccagcgttgcTCCccgtccaggatgtgtacatcctcatcattgaaagagtgtccactggcctgtaggtgtaaataaactgcagagtcctggcctgatgaggttgctcttctgtgttgtgccatccgcttcgctagaggttgtttggtttccccgatgtataaatcctggcaatcctcctggcacttaccagcgtacactatgttactttgtctgtgtttgtgtccttggggtggaccagtttttagttttagtttagttttttagtttcagtcattatgcatagtcctgtttataaggtttggggaaacctgcagtcagctgagactgaagaagtcacctggatgagtgacgaaacgtttctcccactgatgaacagatgaacagaatcaacctttggaaatataaaacataaacatatatattttttaaaaagttatgaaGCTAAAATGTTGCCGCAAAAAGAGAATCACCATTTATCAATGCTGCAGCTGGGCAAGCGATCAGCAGCTTTATCAATAATCTTCATCACATTTCTGCATGAAATAGAGAGGACACGTGACTTTACTGATCAGCTGATTTCACCTGGTTTGATCTTCAGACGTATGCACCAGTCAGAGCTCCAAGTGCAATATGGGTGACGATGTTTTTGAAGAGCTTCATCCGTACAAATTAAAGAGTCCTTGAACCCCACAGGAGGAGGGGGAAAAGGagataagataaacctttattattcAGAGGACAGGATGGAGAGGACAGGGTGGAGAGGACGGGGTGGAGAGGACGGGGTGGAGGGAGAGGAGGGTTGAGGCAGTTTTGTTCCTGCAGACTTCGGCTGTCTCTGATTCGTCAGGTTAAAGTCACCTGTTGTTGGTCTCCTAAAATTATAATGTGATGATCGTCTTAGTGGGCGGGGCCTTATGTGATGTCATAAGATTGTGATGTAATATCCTGTACGACAACGTCAAGAAAACATGAAGTTCAGTGAAAAACATTTGGTTGCAATCACATCGCCCCAGGTGATGCCATTATGGGACATTGTGCCTGGGGGCGGGGTCAGCAGAAAGTGGCGGTGATCAGACCGAAGGTCAGCAGGTAAAGGTGTGATGCCAGAGAGGAGGCGGAGTCCTCAGTGTTCTCCAGGCAGCCGTTCTTCTTCAGACACACCCTCTGCTCGCAGAATAAACCTGAAGGTGCACGTGACATCATCAAGTTGTTCTGTGACATCATGGCATCTCCCACCCCACCTACACCACCTGAGCTGTGTTTACCTGTGAAGTTTTCAGGACAGACGCAGCGCAGGAAGTCGACGCAGGTTCCTCCATTCCGACAGACCAAACGCTCGCCGTCGCACACGTTTGCTGATGGCGAAAGATCATCAATCACCAAtcaacagtgttgggaaggttacttttaaaatgtattcctctacagattacagattacatgccccaaattgtattttgtaacgtattccgttacattactcaatgacagtaacgtattctgaatactttggattacctATTATATTaccatgctttttacaactacatgaatgtactattgctgggtgatttattactattactgaaggctactcgccataccaataccaactagatgtttaaatcttaatataaatgagtaacagtaggtggacattaggtaaggctgcactttttgcagcgatctcctatagaaaactattccatgcgtatataaaacaggtccgcggctccgaaccgtagtaaagggacctctggctaatacgtcgggttcatgtcgggctcgtagctgaaaactcgctttgttgtctgggtcaactttgcttgcgagagacagagagaggcgttgaaaggctccaacggaacttattgtttcggagaaaaacacaaaaaaagtgtacagtcgagtcttaatagcttacttacagctgggctcgccAGGCACACTTTTTgcctgcagtggttattattatatttacatgcttccagctcccgtttctgctcggtgacagctcctacttttcctttctctccctccctcgctcacagacaaaTAAAGGGtgtggcagtccattctccctgcagcacggactacactgcccatgaagCTACagtctttagggccatgcctgtaacactctgcctgttgccttcatattaaatcatttttgtgaataatttttttaaatatttcttcacgtcattaagTAGGGCTGCAAGtaggggtgacatgggccgcgagactgagacacagacatgagagcctcttaatgcgcgTTTTGTTTGGGGCGTGgaaaccaaaaatagagagggcatagccgaacatatgaaacaggaaaataccgccgtgtaatccctttatttcagcaaagtaactgtattctgaataccaccttttaaaacggtaactgtaacagaatacagttactcatattttgtattttaaatacgtaacggcggtacatgtattccgttactccccaacactgccaaTCAACTCATCGATAACATGAGGCGCATCATATTCAGCCCCTCTGTGTACCTGTGCAGCCGACCCCGCCTCCTCTCCAGGTGTATCCAGGTAAACAGGAGTCACAGCGCCTCCCCGTGGCTCCATCTTTACACTGACAAAGACCCGAGTCCGAGCATCGAGGAGACACGCTGCCGTCTGCGTGGCACTCGCACTCTGAGGACACGACATCCCAAACACGTCTGTGTTACACCTTACATGTACAGTGTAAACAGGACTTATTCATGCAGTTTGCACAACGTCAGTCTGACTCTTACTGTTTCTAACTTCATTCTTACTTTTGTTTGTGTCGCTgttgtaaatataaaaatatataaattcaaaaatatataaattcctGCGCTCTGTCACTGTATAAGGCCCTCACCTGTGGCACTCCAACTGtgttatttgttgtttattgtaGAGTGGACCATTTTCACTCTTTGCCATGCTGCTGTAACACAACAATTTCCCCTGTGGGATCAATAGAGTATCTATCTATTCACTTGCTGGGACCACATCCTCAGGTTGGACAGTGTTACGGCCCCACCCATATTTTGGATCACGGTGTTTGGATTTTGTTCCGTGTGTCCAGCAGCAGACCATCCTTGCCCTCCAAACCATCTGTGATAAACCTTCGTGTGTCACTTTAGAGAATCATTAagttttgtatgtaggttgtagaTACTGCACTGAAGCTGCCTTAttattttctgtacttttttctctcgtttaTTAAATCAGGgagttggtttttggtttttgtttctcCCAGGGTTTAGGTAGCACCTCCCTTTTTGGAatagcttgttttgtttgttattttggcctgTGTTCACCCCGGAgttaaagttttcagtttttcGTAGCAATGAAAGCACCTTAACCTGTAAACTGGCTTCTGGATATGGCTCTGGGGAGCGGGGTCACTTTCCTTTTAACCCTCATGTTGCGCTCCTGTATTCCTAGACCGGGACGTAACAGATAGCATTTTTAGTAGATAACAGTGGATGGCGTGAGCATGAATTGAGCTGTGGTTTGGGGACTGGCAGCGGCTCCTGGGCAGATCCCCACATACTAACAAAAATGTGCATGAATAGCTTGTAGTGCTGCGGTGCGGCAGCGGGGTTGGTCATTTATAGACAGAGAACTGGATGGGGCGTGTATGGAGgtgtggtcctgctcctgaaattgtGATAAATGATCTCCATTCTACCTTTTAGGTCTAGCTCAGATGGGTTACTCACTGTGAGATATCAACATAAACTAATGTGATAAGACAACTTCTGACCTGTGGAACATTGTGCTGCCGTTTGATGAGAATAAACTTTGGTATTTTATAAAGTCAGAGCTGTGTGAAGACATCTGAGGAGATTTTTCAGTTTTACCCTAACCACAAAACCCTGCAGATCCCCCCTGTTCCATAGGAGGCGCTCTCTGGCTCATCCAGGATGAATGAAGCACTTTGGAGAATAAAACCGGTGGACGTGTTCGTCCTGGTTTTCATAGAAGAGCTCAAGACCAGAGCTACGGTTCAACCTTTAGATGTTTTACAGATTTCTAACTTCACATTGAGttctgtgtgtgcgtttgtgtgcgtGTTACAGACCAACACAGACGTTCTCGTCGGTCAGCGGCAGCGAGGCATTTTGGTAGTAACCAAGGCGACAGTACTGACAATTCTGCCCCCGCGTGTTGTGTTTACAGCTCACACATGTGACCACGTTGATGAAGTCGATGTAGCTGCAGCGGTTGGAGTgaccattacactcacagtctaaagggaacacacacacacacacacacacctgtgttcAAAGAAGGGCCACCCAcagccccacccccaccccccggaCATCAAACAAAGATTGATGACACAACATGAACTTTGATGGGGAGACATTGTTTTATTAGTGCTCATCATGGCACGTAGTGAAATAAAGGGGGAGGAGTTAGAGCAATGAGGGGCGGGGTCAGTGCTGATAGGAAGGAGTCAGTGTCTACTTaagtttgtgaaataaaatttctGGACACCATCGGTGAATCTGGAGGTGGTTAGGGGAGGAGTCTATTTCAGTGTGAGGTCTGTTTGGTGGGTGGGGTCATGTATAGGGTGGCACACGGAGGTCTTACCCTGGAAGCTCACATAAGCAATTTTGGACAGCTGACTGAACTTTGGTCCTCCTGGAATCAGGATCTTCTGGGTCGCTTCAGACACAAAACCAGGTGCGTAACCAGTAAGCATGGCAATATGAAGTCAGGGTCACTGCATTATCTACCAATCAGGGATCAGCACAACGTTTACTGGATCTATTCATCCTGTTAGGATTTTTATCATGAGGGATACATTACTACTACCTGCCATTAGGTGGCAGTACAGTGACTACATTCTGTACCTTTCTTCTCATAGCCTTTGtcctctttctccttctctccttCGGCTTTAGATTTTTCTTTAGATTCCTCTTTGGCTTCAGGCACTGCTTGGTtcaaaaaggaaatgaaatacTTAATTTGTATGAGAATGTTGATGTTTTCTGTTTACATTTATTCTAAAACACACTAAAAACCTGCCATTAATGCTTCATTAGAAAATGGTTTCAAAATTTGCATAAACCTACAATCCGCCCAGTGTCAGTAATCTGACCAATCATGCCATGATGGAGAAATCTCCAAAGGTTCTACTTAATCACTGAAACTTTCAGCCATGGAAACAGTACCTTCCCAACAACTGAGAAACTTCAGTgtcaaagaaaatattttaaacagcGGTGCACTTAAACTAAACTCTAATTTATACTGACAGCTGGGACAGTTGCCAGCCCTAACAACCCTGGACCTGTACCTCAGGAGGTAGACctggtcacctactgatcagaagattggtggttcgatccctggctcctccagtctgcatgccaagtatccttgggcaagatactaaccccaagttgctctccgatgcatccatcagagtatgaatgtgtgtgaatgtagttagaaagcactaagtttagagaaagtgtttgtgagaatgggtgtgaatgtggcatgttgtatagagcactttgagcaCTCCGGGAGattagaaaagtgctatataagaatgaGTCCATTTACCATGGATGGATGGGTTGATGGATGGAGTAATCTATTAACAAGAAGGATACTTTCTACAGTAATATCTGTTGACTGTGAATCCTAATCTGTTGTTTTTGTAcctttttcctttgtttcctctcttgtcatttcttgttttgagcctttcttttcctcaaacTTCAACCCTCCTGATGGTTCAACAGATTCCTCTCCGGAAGAcgttctttcctttttgtttgctGTAGAATCTACTGCAGGATTCTCAATGCCTGGATCCACATTAGGAATGTTTCTGTATGGCACAGAAGAATCTGGACCACTTGATTCAGATTTCTCATTTCCTGTCTCTCCTCTGCCTTGCTTAACTGGAAAAGATTCCTGTCCAGCATTGATAGAATTAGATCCAGGCGTTTTAATATTGTCACTTGAAACATTGCCAGGTTCAAATACAGGCATGGGCTGAGAATCAGATCCTTGTCCAGGGCCAACTGACTTCGGGTTTTCTGGAACTGGGATGGTAAAGTCAACAGGTGCTAAATTACCAGCAGGGTCAGACTGATCTATAGTAGCGGACTTTGTGTCTGATACAGGACCACCTCCATAGGGAGGCAACACGGACTCCTCAGGAATATCTGGAGCTGGAGGGGTAGCATCAGGAGGACGTATTTCTGGAGATGCCCCATCAGGAGAAGGTACATCAGGAGGAGGAAAATCTACTGAAGTATCTGGAGTCTTAGTGGATGGCCCATCTGGAAGTACATCTGGAGAAGGTGGATCAGGAAAAGGTAGGTCAGGAGGAGGTGTATCTGGAGGAAATACATTACGAGAAGGTGGGTCGGGAAGAGGTGCATCAGGAGCAGGTATGTCAGGAGGTGGTACTTCCAGAGGGAGATCAGGACGAGGAAGTTCTTGAGTAGGTACCTCAAGGAAAGATATATCAGTAGGAGCTCCATCAGGAGCTGGAACATTGAGGGAAGATAAAGCAGGAGGAGATGGTGCATCTGGAAACAGTACATCGGGGGTTGGAACAAAAGGAACTATTTCATCAGGAGCGAGTGTATCTGGAGATGATAGATCAAGAGGGGGCATTTCTGGTAGCTGTACATTATTAGTAGGTGTAACCGGAGATGATGCATCAGGAGAAAGTGTATCCGGAGATAGTACATCCAGTAAAACATCAGGAGAAATTACATCAGGAAGGGCTTCATTAAGAGCAGAAGGTATATCCACAGAGGGAGCTTCCAGTGGTAGATCTGGAGGAGGTACGGCCAGAGGAGGTATGTCAGGACGAAGAGAAATTCCATCACGTTTTGTTGTAAAGAGAGTATCTCCAGCCTGACTGATACGGACAGATCCAGTGGGGAAAAAGTCTTCCAATTGAGACCCGTCACCTGGGGAAAACGTTTCTGGGATGGTTGTTAGAGGCAGAATTCCAGCTGATGGTTCTGCGACAGTAGGTGACACAGAACTGGTCACCACTTTCGATATATCAGTCCCAGGCACACCAAAGTCTGAAGTGGAGTTATAGGGTGGACCCAGTGGGTCAGCGATAGACCCTCCAGTGTCAGTACTGCTGCCTTGGACAGTGGGGGTGGTACTGGTAGGACGGCTGGTGGTACTGTCTAGTACTCTGGGAGGTGGTTTTTCTCCAGTCTTCAGACGTGGAGTGTTGGGTGGAGCTGTGTCTGTGGTAGGTCCAGCTGTACTGAATGAGTCTGTAAAGGCAACAGAACCTGTAGTACTAATAGTACTACGGACAGCAGTAAAAACTACTGTACCAGTTGTTAGTGTTGAGGTAGAGTCAATACCAGTTACAGGAAGGTCAGCTGAATCATTACTACTAGTAAAGTAAGTCACAGTACTAGAGTCAGTCATGTATGTACTGGTACTTGAATGGCCTCTGGAATTAGTAGAAATATCAGCTGAAACCATAAGAGGACCCTCTGTGCTGTtatcagacattaatgtgtacATGAATGTAGTCAAAGGAATGTCTTTAGGAGAAGTTGGGTCATTCAAAGTCTTATCAGTCATGCGGTTAGTAGTACTCAAAGCTGTATTAGTATCAGTTTTAGTAGAACTGTCAGTTACAGTATAAGTGGCTGCAGTACTGTCACTGGTTGCtgaagtagtagtagtagtagtagtactcTCAGCTGGGGTACCAAAGTCAGTTTTAGTAGGAACAGTAGCTGTACTAGTTCTGTCAGTTGTGGCTGTAGTAATGCCAACAGCAGTATTTGTGTCAGTTGGCGTCCTGCTCTCAGGTACAATAGTAATAGTAGCAGTAGCAGTACTGTCAGTCAATCCATCTGATGTGGCAGGTCTATCAGATGCTTCAGAGTTAGAGTCACCAcctgctgtcagagaagaagaGTTACGTCTCTTTAGTAATCTTTTCTCTACAGTCTGCAGAACAGGGTACTGGGGCTTTCCAGTCTAATTCTCtggctgtaaaaacaaactGGTGAGCTACTGGGTGTGTCCCACCATGAAGCCAGACcagaaaaaagaatgaaaacaagaTCTTTTTACAGCTAAGAGACTCCAGGGAGGTTTTAATGAAAGGGAGTGCAATAAATGAACATTCTCATAACAGCCATGCAGATGGTCAGGCTGGCAGACTCCAGAGTAAACCACCTGCTCTCAAAGGCCTCCCTGGACACCAAAACCTGGTCTTAGTGGAACTGCAATCAACCCCCACCCCTCACGCAATCCCTAACCAACAACAGAAACCATTTGAGTCATTAATCTTCTAGTCTTGATGCTAGTCCTGTCTTTAAATCTGAGACTAAACCTCCTTCTCAGCACCCCAAATCTCAACATGTTTATACCTGTTCTCCAACAGCCTGAACAGCAGCATTGTTTTAGAAATTATACAGATGATGTTCACACCATCAACAGGTCAACATTGTGCAATGAGCCACAGCGCAGAGGCTCCTTTTTCAACTGAACCTGGATCTCAAGGTTCATACAGTTTGGGTTTCTTTTATGCATCTAGCTCATCCCCAGTCACCTGATCTCTGCCATGGCTCATCAGCCTCTGCTCTGCTTGGATGGGGTTATGATCTCTGGTCCTGCCTGCATAGGGTGCTGAGGCCATAACATTGGGTTTAGTTTGGAGTCTGTTGCAGCCCATCCAGCCACATCTCATCTCCTGTGATTGTAAGAAACACCCGGTCTGTGTCCTGCAGAGGCTTTATGGACACTAACAATTTCTAATGCAGCTAAATCCACAGACTGCTGGACAAATCCTCTCTTAGCCCAGACTGTTTCCACCCTGTCAGTGCTTTAGTCTCAGAAACTTTGAATCACGTTTGTCCAGAGGTTTGAGAATTCAGCTGCTGACTCCTCAGATCTAAAAAAGTCAGTCACTAGCTGATCTACTAATCTATATAGCTGATCTGTTGATCTGGTTCTTCTATTCAGTCAGGGTTGCATCTCCTaggatgagtgtgtgtgtgtgtgtgtgagttgaCTGGTAGATTAAAACAACTAACACAGATTAAGAGGATGAGCTGTTCATCTGTTAAATTTTCCTTGCAGACTGCTATCGTGTGACTGATAGGGATGATGTAATGTGAAGTGAATTCAGCTGCTAAAAGCTCACCTCAGACAAGCTGCACAGAAATACACGGATGCTTACAAGTGTAAAGTGCCATGATgcaacacagacaggtgagcagACAGACAGTTAagacagctgatcagctgagctgTACTTACTGGCTGCAGGTTCTGTTGCTTCACCTGAGAAGGACATGAATGGAAACAGGTGTAGAGTTTATATTGCTGTTTGCAGgtgcgtgtctgtgtgcatgtgtagcTACATACAGGCGTTGGCAGTGCCTTTGGGCAGGGGCAGGTATGATCCCGGTCTCCAGGTGCGAGATGTGAACTCTCGGCTGCAGCTCTGACAGTCCTGTCCAGCCGTATTGTGGtcacattcacactgcagtgttGCATCACGCAGCGCACACTGAGATGCATGCAGGTTGCACTTACACCTGAGAAACACATACAAAGAAGGGCTTGGCTTCACCTGAAGTTTCACCAACTCATACGAAACCTCTTCCTGAAACTAGACCACTAAGATGGACGCTGctccttaaacctgcattctttctaatgtcCAGCAGGGAGTGACTCCTCTTGGCTGTGAAGGAGTCTGACTGGACAGAAGTATACGAGCCTTTAGATCGCCTGATCTCTGAGCTCAATGAGTACTTTCAGGTCTGACTGAATACAACAGTTTATCCTGCTCGAAGCAGGCCAGGATTTAGGGCAGGGCTACAGTGGGACTGGTTGAGTTGCTTGTCATGTCAAGATGGTGACAGTGTTCAGCTTGACCAATGGATCATCTATCCTCTGTGTATGTCTCAAACTTGCTGAAAACTCCCTGATTTCAGGGaagctttaaaagaaaattctTCTGAATGTAATCCAATTTCTTTCCAAAATCTCAAATCCTAATCCTCTTAAACTGGCCCCCCTACATGACTTTGTGTG
It includes:
- the ntng2a gene encoding netrin-G2, with protein sequence MSISHVLALLALLLPWGRCQFDVCRSLRGSKAGPEFYACQPPPTNMKEVMQIRVDPPGITCGNPPERFCTLENPYLCSDECDASSPDLSHPPQLMGDRERGGLITYWQTITWSRFPEPLLANITLTWNKSLEVVDDIVVTFEYGRPTSMVLEKSIDKGVTWQPYQYYADDCLEAFGMSPKRVTDLAPSNITRVICTEQYSRWVGAKEEKSVVFEVRARFGVFAGPKLINMDALYTRMETTKGLRDFFTFTNLRLRLLRPALGGTYVQRDNLLKYFYAISNIDVFARCKCNLHASQCALRDATLQCECDHNTAGQDCQSCSREFTSRTWRPGSYLPLPKGTANACEATEPAANSFSTAGPTTDTAPPNTPRLKTGEKPPPRVLDSTTSRPTSTTPTVQGSSTDTGGSIADPLGPPYNSTSDFGVPGTDISKVVTSSVSPTVAEPSAGILPLTTIPETFSPGDGSQLEDFFPTGSVRISQAGDTLFTTKRDGISLRPDIPPLAVPPPDLPLEAPSVDIPSALNEALPDVISPDVLLDVLSPDTLSPDASSPVTPTNNVQLPEMPPLDLSSPDTLAPDEIVPFVPTPDVLFPDAPSPPALSSLNVPAPDGAPTDISFLEVPTQELPRPDLPLEVPPPDIPAPDAPLPDPPSRNVFPPDTPPPDLPFPDPPSPDVLPDGPSTKTPDTSVDFPPPDVPSPDGASPEIRPPDATPPAPDIPEESVLPPYGGGPVSDTKSATIDQSDPAGNLAPVDFTIPVPENPKSVGPGQGSDSQPMPVFEPGNVSMPEAKEESKEKSKAEGEKEKEDKGYEKKATQKILIPGGPKFSQLSKIAYVSFQDCECNGHSNRCSYIDFINVVTCVSCKHNTRGQNCQYCRLGYYQNASLPLTDENVCVECECHADGSVSPRCSDSGLCQCKDGATGRRCDSCLPGYTWRGGGVGCTANVCDGERLVCRNGGTCVDFLRCVCPENFTGLFCEQRVCLKKNGCLENTEDSASSLASHLYLLTFGLITATFC